In Armatimonadota bacterium, a single genomic region encodes these proteins:
- a CDS encoding PEP-CTERM sorting domain-containing protein → MKGILVGMAVVGMSASALARPELNAFINKPANTIPELISQIKSDRQVADRFMRHFSMGRDEVIEFVSGLRLGTIQKSSYYTIYSAPENGVLKSHVSFFKKGTPAFVDAEGNPILRVKCGNPFVGGPVRAYATNDPGVEDVAAGAVEMPVEMGAVAAAAPVDPTVVVANIPTVTIPTIPITTNTVPSTNSRGNVFGALAGLGAAASFVQTGTTTQVVPEPASMVALGLGAAALLRRRKK, encoded by the coding sequence ATGAAGGGAATTTTAGTAGGAATGGCAGTCGTCGGAATGAGTGCAAGCGCACTCGCCCGGCCAGAGCTGAACGCATTCATTAACAAACCAGCAAATACGATTCCCGAACTGATCTCCCAGATCAAGTCGGATCGACAGGTCGCAGATCGATTCATGCGGCACTTCTCAATGGGACGAGATGAAGTCATCGAGTTCGTCAGCGGTCTTCGACTGGGAACGATCCAAAAGTCTTCTTACTACACGATTTACTCCGCCCCAGAAAACGGCGTTCTGAAGTCCCACGTCTCATTCTTTAAGAAAGGCACCCCAGCCTTCGTTGACGCAGAAGGAAATCCGATTCTCCGAGTCAAGTGCGGAAATCCGTTCGTTGGCGGTCCAGTGCGAGCCTATGCTACAAACGATCCAGGTGTTGAGGACGTTGCTGCAGGCGCTGTTGAGATGCCTGTCGAAATGGGTGCTGTTGCTGCAGCGGCACCGGTGGATCCAACGGTCGTGGTGGCAAATATTCCAACGGTTACGATTCCAACGATCCCGATCACCACGAACACTGTTCCAAGTACAAACAGCCGAGGAAACGTCTTCGGAGCGTTGGCCGGTCTTGGCGCGGCAGCTTCCTTCGTCCAAACTGGGACAACCACGCAGGTCGTGCCGGAGCCAGCCTCGATGGTTGCTCTCGGTCTTGGAGCAGCTGCACTGCTGCGACGACGAAAGAAGTAA
- a CDS encoding Xaa-Pro peptidase family protein, which produces MTRIERLVELVNDHALDGFLAQTAPTLGYLADFPEDAHERFMVLAVHKSGEQCLICPALSSIQARRAGISNIRDWRDGEDPIALFTELIEEWHGEAGVFLVDDHMPAKMLLEMQEAFIGIRFVAGGAYLGQITGRKSADELAKMKAAGDLADQVFLKVKTSLREGMTEIELEKIIRDEFSRLGGNPTFCIVGFGSGSAESHHVNGDTRLERDMPVLTDFGCEFQGYQSDITRTMVFGSATTKQKEVYETVYRAHEAARQVATIGAIPSEVDGAARKVIADAGYGEFFTHRTGHGIGTQVHEHPNISPDNHVALVEGNCFSIEPGIYLPGEFGVRLENLYYSAQTAISFNAEISPVLEEI; this is translated from the coding sequence ATGACGAGAATCGAACGCCTTGTTGAACTGGTGAATGATCATGCTCTGGATGGATTTCTAGCCCAAACGGCGCCAACGCTAGGTTATCTGGCTGATTTCCCCGAAGACGCCCATGAGCGATTTATGGTGCTTGCCGTGCACAAGTCTGGCGAGCAGTGCCTCATCTGCCCAGCTCTGAGTTCGATCCAAGCGCGTCGAGCGGGTATTTCAAACATTCGGGACTGGCGAGATGGCGAAGATCCGATTGCGTTGTTTACCGAGTTGATCGAGGAGTGGCACGGCGAGGCAGGAGTGTTTCTGGTGGACGACCACATGCCAGCCAAGATGCTGCTCGAGATGCAGGAAGCATTCATCGGAATTCGCTTTGTCGCCGGAGGTGCGTACCTCGGCCAAATCACCGGGCGCAAGAGCGCGGATGAGCTAGCGAAGATGAAAGCTGCGGGCGATCTCGCCGATCAGGTGTTCCTCAAAGTCAAGACTTCGCTGCGCGAGGGAATGACGGAGATTGAACTGGAAAAGATCATTCGAGACGAGTTTTCTCGGCTTGGAGGAAATCCGACGTTTTGCATCGTCGGCTTCGGCTCGGGTTCTGCGGAGAGCCACCATGTTAACGGCGATACTCGACTAGAGCGGGACATGCCTGTTCTGACCGACTTTGGCTGCGAATTCCAGGGCTACCAGAGCGACATCACCCGAACAATGGTGTTTGGCTCAGCCACGACAAAGCAAAAAGAGGTCTACGAGACCGTCTACCGAGCCCACGAAGCGGCCCGGCAAGTAGCAACAATCGGAGCGATCCCCAGCGAAGTCGATGGCGCGGCCCGGAAAGTGATCGCTGACGCGGGATACGGCGAATTCTTTACTCACAGAACCGGACACGGGATCGGTACCCAAGTTCACGAACACCCGAACATCTCGCCGGACAATCATGTGGCGCTTGTCGAGGGTAACTGTTTCAGCATAGAACCCGGAATTTATTTGCCCGGTGAGTTTGGAGTGCGGCTGGAGAACTTGTACTATTCTGCTCAGACTGCTATCAGCTTTAATGCGGAAATCTCGCCTGTGCTAGAGGAGATATAA
- the ggt gene encoding gamma-glutamyltransferase, protein MIAAALAVQIGATNRYSHAAVVSDHHLASEIGAAVLKEGGNAVDAAVATGFALAVCFPAAGNIGGGGFMIYRRANGESYALDYREIAPKAAFREMYLDAKGNPTSESYLGYRAAGVPGTVAGFWEAHKKFGKLEWRRLVQPAVEMAAKGFSLSAVQAGDFSNFGRLNKQFPATYRNFAADGTGFEPGQNFVQSDLAKTLERIRDLGRDGFYKGKTADEIESEMRTNRGLITKEDLASYKPEWREPLVGNWNGAEVTTMPPPSSGGVIVLMMLGMLKDDDLKKSGLNSGGTIHLMAESMKRCFADRAEYMADPGFATVPITSLLDPAYLSRRRAEIGSRATPSESIKPGLEPEKESEHTTHFSIVDAEGNAVSQTYTINDSYGSKVTSPKLGFIWNNEMDDFTAKPGSPNRYKILQGEINSIQAGKRPLSSMTPTIVSKGGKLWMVLGSPGGPTIINTVFETILNVGVHGLTAQRAVNAPRFHHQWFPDQIRVEPGIGPDTLGLLRGMGHQIDTSQSSQGSCHLILLDSNQNRTIGCDPRISTSGYAGY, encoded by the coding sequence ATGATCGCCGCCGCGCTGGCCGTTCAGATCGGAGCGACGAACCGATACAGCCATGCGGCGGTGGTGAGCGATCACCACTTGGCCTCAGAAATTGGGGCAGCCGTTTTGAAAGAAGGCGGAAACGCGGTAGACGCCGCAGTTGCGACAGGATTCGCTCTCGCCGTCTGCTTCCCAGCAGCGGGCAACATTGGCGGTGGAGGGTTCATGATTTACCGCCGAGCAAACGGTGAATCGTATGCCCTGGACTATCGCGAGATCGCGCCAAAGGCGGCGTTTCGGGAGATGTATCTCGATGCCAAGGGGAACCCGACAAGTGAGAGTTACCTTGGCTATCGAGCGGCCGGAGTTCCTGGGACCGTTGCCGGTTTCTGGGAAGCTCATAAGAAGTTTGGCAAGCTGGAGTGGCGGCGCCTCGTCCAGCCTGCGGTGGAGATGGCAGCGAAAGGATTCTCGCTGAGTGCAGTCCAGGCGGGTGACTTTTCAAACTTTGGGAGACTGAACAAACAGTTCCCGGCAACTTATCGAAACTTTGCTGCTGACGGAACCGGGTTTGAACCGGGACAAAACTTTGTCCAGTCTGATTTAGCTAAGACGCTTGAACGAATTCGTGATCTGGGCCGCGACGGCTTCTATAAGGGCAAAACTGCCGACGAAATTGAATCGGAGATGCGGACCAACCGGGGGCTCATCACCAAGGAAGATCTTGCAAGCTACAAACCGGAATGGAGAGAACCGCTCGTTGGCAACTGGAACGGTGCCGAAGTCACCACAATGCCCCCACCAAGCTCAGGAGGCGTCATTGTCTTGATGATGCTGGGGATGTTGAAAGACGATGACCTTAAGAAGTCAGGACTCAACTCCGGCGGGACGATTCATCTGATGGCGGAGTCCATGAAGCGCTGCTTCGCAGATCGAGCCGAATACATGGCAGATCCTGGTTTCGCAACAGTCCCGATCACTTCTCTTCTTGATCCGGCTTACTTGTCCCGACGCCGAGCGGAAATTGGAAGTCGGGCAACGCCGAGCGAGTCAATCAAACCAGGGCTAGAGCCAGAAAAGGAGAGTGAGCACACCACGCATTTCAGCATCGTTGACGCCGAAGGCAATGCGGTGAGCCAGACCTACACGATCAACGATTCCTACGGCAGCAAGGTGACCTCCCCGAAGCTCGGGTTCATTTGGAACAACGAGATGGACGACTTCACCGCCAAGCCGGGGAGCCCGAACCGGTACAAGATCTTGCAGGGCGAAATCAATTCGATTCAAGCGGGCAAACGGCCGCTATCGAGCATGACTCCAACCATTGTCAGCAAGGGCGGCAAACTATGGATGGTGCTCGGTTCGCCCGGCGGACCTACGATCATCAACACTGTCTTCGAGACGATTTTGAACGTTGGTGTTCATGGGTTGACCGCCCAGCGCGCCGTCAATGCGCCGCGTTTTCACCACCAGTGGTTCCCGGACCAGATACGGGTAGAACCTGGCATTGGCCCAGATACTCTCGGCTTGCTGCGCGGGATGGGACATCAAATCGATACTTCACAGTCAAGCCAGGGTAGTTGCCATTTGATCCTGCTCGACTCTAACCAAAACCGAACGATCGGGTGTGATCCAAGGATTTCCACATCGGGCTATGCGGGATACTAA
- a CDS encoding prolyl oligopeptidase family serine peptidase yields the protein MHFFAAVLALQFDAGAKAPQAPTPINAESYLRPPAEIAEYFDQPRQLNVNLSNLNATRTWFARVQADRAVNLADISTKYENLAGIMIDPVANRARPMSFRTSTSIVLTSAADFSTRTIQAPKGKWLSGGTWSPNGKFLLYMVHGEEASTVWVHDAEKNSTRELTKQPILATRVSPEWVSDSSGVVGVFVPTNRGDEPVATALPSQPKVQVTDTGKNRLRQFRTLLQNENDQRRFEYYMTGQLAKVNLDGKMAPVGKPAMIASVDPAPKGNLFRVTTVQKPFSYIVPASNFGRKEEIWDSTGKALITLEETPLRPGEPAPDPLVTTPPVTPLAARRQVDWMPDGSGLYFVRTKAKPSSVPAQPILSPEDDEQGRGQRPGVAPTAPREPEELVKWVAPFAKDGETVLATREQGFSGLLWNATGTAIFLSETKDGETKFKRFELNKEMTETVLWSYKGAEQNPGTPVLTANANGVSVLDDTAPKILLRGTNTTTDEEKNPTRPFLNSFDTQSKKVDLLWKCEEKTYQTIDGILNAEGTRLLVDHQTATEPSNSFVFEGGKRTKQVTQNKDYAPDLTEAKRYRFQVTRADGFKFWVKVTAPKWHAEGDRLPAFFWFYPNEVDNQAAYDRGIRNPNPNMFPAQGGSPKSLLIRRGWALVEPDCPIVGPKTRVNDFYVDHLRQNMSATIDALDARGIADRTKLALGGHSYGGFSTANAMVHTPFFKAGIAGAGNYNRTLTPIAFQGEQRTLFEARSTYLDMSPILYAENLSGALLMYAGMDDQNVGTDPINSARMFNVLESIGKPAALYMYPYEDHGQIARETLMDQWARWIAWLDKYVLGKDK from the coding sequence ATGCACTTTTTTGCGGCAGTTCTGGCACTGCAATTCGATGCGGGAGCAAAAGCTCCTCAGGCTCCAACTCCAATCAACGCGGAATCATATTTGAGACCCCCGGCTGAGATTGCCGAGTATTTCGACCAGCCCCGACAGCTCAACGTTAACCTCTCGAACTTGAATGCGACACGAACCTGGTTCGCACGGGTTCAGGCGGATCGGGCCGTCAACCTCGCCGATATCTCGACCAAATACGAGAACCTGGCGGGAATCATGATCGATCCAGTAGCAAATCGAGCCCGTCCGATGTCCTTTCGCACATCGACGTCAATTGTCCTGACAAGTGCCGCCGATTTTTCTACGCGCACGATTCAGGCGCCGAAAGGGAAGTGGCTCAGCGGAGGGACTTGGTCCCCGAACGGCAAGTTTCTCCTTTATATGGTTCATGGCGAGGAAGCTTCGACGGTTTGGGTTCATGACGCAGAGAAGAACTCAACCCGGGAGTTGACCAAACAGCCGATCCTCGCCACCCGAGTCTCGCCTGAATGGGTTTCGGACTCCTCCGGAGTTGTTGGAGTTTTTGTTCCGACGAATCGAGGGGACGAACCCGTTGCAACCGCACTGCCGAGCCAGCCAAAAGTTCAGGTCACCGACACTGGAAAAAATCGCCTTCGCCAGTTCCGAACCCTTCTGCAGAATGAGAACGATCAGCGGCGGTTCGAATACTACATGACCGGGCAACTAGCCAAGGTGAACCTGGATGGCAAAATGGCTCCGGTCGGCAAGCCAGCAATGATCGCCTCGGTGGATCCTGCCCCTAAAGGCAATCTCTTCCGAGTAACGACGGTGCAGAAGCCGTTCTCATACATCGTGCCTGCGTCCAACTTCGGTCGGAAGGAAGAAATTTGGGATTCTACAGGCAAAGCACTCATAACGCTGGAAGAGACGCCACTTCGCCCCGGTGAACCAGCCCCTGATCCATTGGTCACAACTCCTCCGGTGACGCCACTCGCCGCCCGAAGGCAGGTCGACTGGATGCCGGACGGCTCCGGTTTGTACTTTGTACGTACAAAAGCCAAACCTTCCTCGGTCCCAGCTCAACCGATTCTCTCTCCGGAAGACGACGAACAAGGTCGAGGACAGCGACCAGGTGTTGCGCCAACCGCACCCCGCGAGCCAGAAGAATTGGTGAAGTGGGTCGCCCCGTTTGCGAAGGACGGTGAGACTGTTCTCGCAACCCGAGAGCAGGGATTTAGCGGTCTACTCTGGAACGCAACGGGAACTGCGATCTTCCTGAGCGAAACCAAGGATGGTGAGACAAAATTTAAGCGATTTGAACTCAACAAAGAGATGACCGAGACCGTTCTCTGGTCATACAAGGGGGCGGAACAGAATCCCGGAACTCCAGTTCTTACGGCTAATGCTAACGGAGTCAGCGTACTGGATGATACGGCACCCAAAATCCTGCTCAGAGGAACGAACACCACGACGGATGAGGAGAAGAATCCAACTCGTCCGTTCCTGAATAGCTTCGATACCCAGTCGAAGAAAGTCGATTTACTTTGGAAGTGCGAAGAGAAGACTTACCAGACGATTGATGGCATTTTGAACGCCGAAGGAACCCGCCTTCTGGTGGATCACCAAACGGCAACGGAGCCGAGCAACAGCTTCGTTTTCGAAGGGGGCAAGCGCACTAAACAGGTCACACAGAACAAAGACTACGCACCAGACCTTACCGAAGCCAAGCGTTATCGGTTCCAGGTAACCCGCGCAGATGGATTCAAGTTCTGGGTCAAGGTGACGGCTCCCAAGTGGCATGCCGAAGGTGATCGTCTGCCCGCCTTTTTCTGGTTCTATCCAAACGAAGTAGATAATCAAGCCGCCTACGACCGAGGGATAAGAAATCCCAATCCGAACATGTTCCCGGCCCAAGGTGGCAGCCCGAAATCACTTTTGATCCGGCGCGGCTGGGCACTCGTCGAACCAGATTGTCCGATCGTAGGACCAAAAACTCGAGTGAACGACTTCTATGTCGATCATCTCCGCCAAAACATGTCGGCGACGATTGACGCTTTGGACGCGAGAGGAATCGCCGACCGCACCAAGCTCGCGCTTGGCGGACACAGTTACGGCGGGTTTAGCACTGCGAACGCAATGGTCCACACTCCATTCTTCAAAGCGGGAATTGCGGGAGCCGGGAACTACAACCGAACGCTGACACCAATCGCCTTCCAGGGCGAGCAACGCACGCTTTTCGAGGCGCGAAGTACGTACCTCGACATGTCTCCGATTCTTTATGCCGAGAACCTGAGCGGGGCACTACTCATGTACGCAGGAATGGATGACCAGAACGTGGGAACCGACCCGATCAACTCGGCACGGATGTTCAATGTGCTCGAGAGCATCGGCAAACCGGCCGCGCTCTACATGTATCCCTACGAAGACCACGGGCAGATCGCCCGCGAGACTCTGATGGATCAGTGGGCGCGCTGGATCGCTTGGCTAGATAAGTACGTATTGGGCAAAGACAAATGA
- a CDS encoding AAA family ATPase produces MPALPKGRIFFISGAPGVGKSTTAKALAERYEKAFRIDLDYFRQYVVSGLRQPTQGYDEECHRQFCLAHIAAGQCARTYSDAGFAVVIEHCSFPDSIELFVREAGATTVVCLTCALEVNLERNLLRTEKSFDPKDIEHFVHDLNGAIWPQFAQRGWTVIENGNQKLAVTVDGILEIEKTVTVID; encoded by the coding sequence ATGCCTGCCTTGCCAAAAGGGCGAATCTTCTTCATCTCCGGTGCGCCCGGAGTTGGGAAATCGACTACGGCAAAGGCACTCGCCGAAAGATATGAGAAGGCGTTTCGGATTGACCTTGACTACTTCCGCCAATACGTGGTCTCAGGACTGCGCCAACCAACCCAAGGGTACGACGAGGAGTGCCATCGCCAGTTCTGCTTGGCACATATCGCAGCTGGCCAGTGCGCACGCACTTACTCGGATGCCGGTTTTGCAGTCGTGATCGAGCACTGCTCGTTCCCAGACAGCATTGAACTTTTTGTTCGAGAAGCTGGAGCCACGACAGTGGTTTGCCTTACCTGCGCACTCGAGGTCAACTTAGAACGAAACCTGCTTCGCACCGAAAAGAGTTTCGATCCAAAAGATATCGAGCACTTTGTACACGACTTGAACGGCGCAATCTGGCCCCAGTTTGCCCAGCGCGGTTGGACGGTTATTGAAAATGGAAACCAAAAACTTGCCGTCACAGTGGACGGGATCCTAGAAATCGAGAAAACTGTCACTGTAATTGATTAA
- a CDS encoding PSD1 and planctomycete cytochrome C domain-containing protein codes for MMRGKVGSQKKLVRRAGFIASVGVLTYGIASANYPSTLDFASDVDPILRAHCSPCHYSKEPAAGLAFDQLAGLMKGGVSGPAIVTRNSGKSRLIRRILGQDGLPRMPIGFNALANADIATLRSWIDQGAKSSSATARRTHWAYVVPVRPPIPAIKQSTWVRNPIDSFVLSTLTKNGLKPSLEADRATLIRRVTLDLIGLPPTPFEVDDFMADRSPGAYERVVDRLLASKHYGERMALPWLDLARYADSNGFQQEGDNQQYGWRDWVVRAINQNMPFDEFTIEQLAGDLLPNATVDQIVATGFNRNHMLNGEGGAIPEEQRSVNLFDRVDTTSTAWLGLTMACARCHDHKYDPISQRDYYRMMAHFNQVPETGVPSGGGQYRIADPTVYGGTKDQITRLAAAENELAKLKTANPPDKKLIAAASEIVEKHRAEMPRVMVMSDAQPRKTYIFNRGNYLEHGEEVEPGLPEKIARATVPAKNRMALARWIVSSENPLTARFFVNRTWQLFFGRGLVRTEENFGVKGEPPTHPELLDWLAVEFRERGWDVKRLQRLIVTSSAYRQSSRVTPELIRRDPENRLLARGARFRLPSPILRDIALKSSGLLNPAMGGKPVYPYQPKEIWDGLAITLERDFKYPQSKGADNYRRSIYTFWRRTAAPGNMFDASSRQVCTVRNSVTSSPLHALTMLNDITWVEAGRGLAQQVLKLPARSRLSEAFRRVCTRRPNAAELSVLERSLARSQQYFESNPAEVAPFLAVGDLPVDPKLNPVEVAAYASVCLAIYNLDEAMTRE; via the coding sequence ATGATGCGAGGCAAAGTCGGTTCGCAAAAAAAGTTGGTTCGCCGAGCAGGGTTCATTGCGTCTGTCGGCGTTCTGACGTACGGCATCGCCAGCGCCAATTATCCTTCGACGCTTGATTTCGCCTCGGACGTAGACCCGATTCTAAGAGCCCATTGCTCACCTTGCCACTACAGCAAAGAGCCCGCCGCTGGCCTCGCGTTTGACCAACTTGCCGGCCTCATGAAGGGTGGGGTATCCGGCCCCGCGATTGTGACCCGCAACTCGGGGAAGAGTCGGTTGATAAGACGAATATTGGGCCAGGATGGCTTACCGAGAATGCCCATCGGATTTAACGCCCTGGCCAACGCCGATATCGCAACCCTTCGAAGTTGGATTGATCAGGGAGCAAAATCATCATCGGCAACTGCCCGACGGACCCATTGGGCCTATGTCGTGCCGGTTCGCCCCCCGATTCCGGCTATCAAGCAATCCACATGGGTGCGGAACCCCATCGACTCCTTTGTTCTGTCCACGCTAACGAAAAACGGGCTGAAACCGTCTCTCGAGGCCGATCGGGCCACCCTGATCCGCCGGGTCACGCTTGACCTCATCGGCCTGCCTCCAACTCCTTTTGAAGTGGATGACTTCATGGCCGACCGAAGCCCCGGCGCCTACGAAAGAGTGGTAGACCGACTGCTCGCCAGCAAACACTACGGCGAAAGAATGGCGCTCCCCTGGCTAGATCTTGCCCGCTATGCCGATAGCAACGGCTTCCAGCAAGAGGGCGACAATCAACAGTACGGTTGGAGAGATTGGGTGGTGAGAGCCATCAACCAAAACATGCCCTTCGACGAGTTCACCATCGAACAACTCGCCGGAGATTTGCTTCCAAACGCCACCGTGGACCAAATCGTCGCCACCGGATTTAACCGAAACCACATGCTCAACGGTGAAGGCGGCGCGATTCCTGAAGAGCAACGGTCGGTCAACCTTTTTGACCGTGTAGATACCACTTCGACCGCTTGGTTGGGTCTCACGATGGCCTGCGCGCGGTGTCACGACCACAAGTACGACCCCATCTCCCAGCGAGACTACTACCGCATGATGGCGCACTTCAATCAAGTGCCCGAAACCGGGGTGCCTAGCGGGGGTGGACAGTACCGGATCGCCGATCCAACCGTATACGGTGGTACAAAAGATCAGATAACTCGGCTAGCTGCGGCTGAAAACGAGCTTGCAAAACTCAAAACTGCCAATCCACCCGATAAGAAACTAATTGCCGCCGCCTCTGAGATTGTAGAAAAACATCGAGCGGAAATGCCCCGAGTGATGGTCATGTCCGACGCCCAACCCCGAAAAACCTATATCTTCAATCGCGGTAACTATCTGGAACACGGAGAGGAAGTCGAACCGGGCCTGCCCGAGAAGATTGCTCGCGCCACAGTCCCGGCCAAAAATCGAATGGCGCTTGCCCGATGGATCGTTTCTTCCGAGAACCCGTTGACAGCAAGATTCTTTGTCAATCGAACCTGGCAACTCTTCTTTGGCCGGGGTTTGGTACGAACCGAAGAGAACTTCGGCGTCAAAGGTGAACCGCCTACCCATCCCGAACTTCTCGATTGGCTTGCCGTCGAGTTTCGCGAGCGAGGCTGGGACGTCAAGCGCCTACAGCGCCTCATCGTCACCAGCAGCGCATATCGCCAAAGCTCAAGGGTGACGCCTGAGTTGATTCGACGCGATCCCGAGAACCGACTCCTTGCTCGTGGTGCGAGATTCCGCCTTCCGTCGCCGATCCTAAGGGATATTGCCCTGAAATCCAGCGGGCTGCTCAATCCGGCCATGGGCGGAAAACCCGTCTATCCTTACCAGCCGAAGGAGATTTGGGACGGCCTAGCCATCACTCTAGAGCGAGACTTCAAGTACCCGCAGTCCAAGGGAGCTGATAATTATCGTCGAAGCATCTACACCTTCTGGCGCCGTACCGCTGCCCCCGGCAACATGTTCGATGCCTCGTCCCGGCAGGTCTGCACTGTGCGAAATAGCGTTACCTCGTCCCCCCTCCATGCCCTCACGATGCTGAACGACATCACTTGGGTCGAAGCTGGCCGCGGATTAGCCCAGCAGGTCCTTAAACTTCCCGCCCGCAGTCGGCTCAGTGAAGCGTTTCGCCGAGTTTGCACCCGAAGACCCAACGCCGCCGAGCTAAGCGTACTGGAGCGGAGCCTGGCTCGGTCACAGCAATACTTCGAGTCAAATCCTGCCGAAGTTGCCCCATTTCTTGCCGTCGGAGACCTTCCGGTGGACCCGAAACTTAACCCCGTCGAAGTCGCGGCCTATGCCAGCGTTTGCCTGGCTATCTACAACCTGGACGAGGCCATGACCCGCGAATGA
- a CDS encoding DUF1501 domain-containing protein produces MNLFFERDLRISRRQLLGAAAQGAGSLALMGLLAQDGFASTLAPQKRGLKGLPGLPHFPARAKRVIVLWQGGAPSQVDLFDPKPNLEALRMQELPDSVRSRSRLSTMTSGQAKYPILPAIQPFKNYGQSGTAMSTLLPHLGSVADDICLVRSMHTEVVNHAPGVTLFLTGSQIPGRPSMGAWAAYGLGSTTDELPAFVVMTSNDEKKTCGQLFYDYYWGSGFLPSLYQGVRFRAEGDPVLYLSNPPGMSPALRRGVLDDIADLDRQRHKVYGDPEIESRIAQYEMAFKMQTSVPDLTDLSKESADTLEMYGPDVQRKGSYAYNCLLARRLVERGVRFVQLMHSGWDQHSNLDTQLALQCRDTDQPSAALIKDLKQRGMLEDTIVVWISEFGRTVFVQGDITKPDGHGRDHFGSCYSIWAAGGGFRGGTVHGETDEFCYGITKDPVSVNDLQATLLHQLGIDHKRLTFRHQGRDFRLTDVSGEVVKNIIA; encoded by the coding sequence ATGAACCTATTTTTTGAGCGCGACCTACGAATCTCTCGCCGTCAATTGCTCGGCGCCGCCGCCCAGGGCGCTGGTTCCCTCGCCCTCATGGGCCTGCTCGCCCAGGACGGATTTGCCTCAACTCTCGCCCCGCAAAAAAGGGGTCTCAAAGGGCTTCCCGGTCTACCGCATTTTCCCGCGCGAGCCAAGCGAGTGATCGTCCTCTGGCAAGGTGGCGCCCCCTCTCAGGTGGATCTTTTCGATCCCAAGCCCAATCTGGAAGCATTGCGAATGCAGGAGCTTCCCGACTCCGTTCGCTCCCGATCGCGCCTCTCCACGATGACCAGCGGCCAGGCCAAATATCCCATTCTGCCCGCGATTCAGCCTTTCAAAAACTACGGTCAAAGTGGCACCGCCATGTCCACCCTGCTCCCACACTTAGGCAGCGTAGCCGATGACATATGCCTCGTGCGCTCGATGCACACCGAAGTCGTGAACCACGCCCCGGGAGTCACCCTTTTTCTAACTGGCAGCCAAATCCCAGGTCGGCCCAGTATGGGAGCTTGGGCCGCATACGGTCTTGGATCCACCACCGATGAGCTTCCCGCATTCGTCGTCATGACCTCTAACGACGAGAAGAAAACCTGCGGCCAACTGTTCTATGACTACTATTGGGGTAGCGGATTTCTGCCGTCCCTCTACCAGGGCGTGCGCTTCCGCGCCGAAGGTGATCCCGTTCTGTATCTAAGCAATCCTCCCGGCATGTCGCCCGCTCTCCGGCGGGGCGTCCTCGATGACATCGCAGATCTCGACCGCCAGCGTCACAAAGTCTACGGGGATCCCGAGATCGAATCCCGTATCGCCCAGTACGAGATGGCGTTTAAGATGCAAACCAGCGTCCCCGATCTAACTGATCTATCCAAGGAATCAGCCGACACTCTGGAGATGTACGGTCCCGACGTCCAGCGAAAGGGAAGTTACGCCTACAACTGCCTCCTCGCCCGGCGCCTGGTCGAACGCGGCGTCCGGTTTGTCCAGCTCATGCACAGTGGCTGGGACCAACACTCCAATCTCGACACCCAACTCGCGCTTCAATGTCGAGACACTGATCAACCGTCCGCCGCCCTCATCAAGGACCTCAAACAGCGCGGAATGCTGGAGGACACCATCGTCGTTTGGATCAGCGAGTTTGGTCGTACTGTCTTCGTTCAGGGCGATATTACTAAGCCTGATGGTCACGGACGTGATCATTTCGGATCCTGCTACAGCATCTGGGCCGCCGGAGGCGGCTTCCGAGGCGGCACCGTTCACGGCGAAACCGACGAGTTCTGCTACGGCATCACCAAGGACCCGGTCAGCGTCAATGACCTCCAAGCCACCCTACTCCATCAACTGGGCATCGATCACAAACGCCTCACCTTCCGGCACCAAGGCCGCGACTTCCGACTAACCGATGTCAGCGGCGAGGTCGTCAAAAACATCATCGCATAG